One Gimesia sp. DNA segment encodes these proteins:
- a CDS encoding c-type cytochrome, which yields MQRRWLTLPVTGLALLIVLTTLSARETSEEPQKSLIPEAYPPGELGAIVKLGEEIVARTHEHPLSKQYIGNKLDCTSCHLENGTNPQAASFLGVASAYPAWSPREKRVITLEDRVLNCFMRSQNGIRPPLGSKVSVAITAYITWLSSGAEIKMNHQKPLGPRHVQPLSLQAELAEERRGAKLYAARCADCHDASGAGTSEGPPVWGKDSYNDGAGLSRNDKLAAWLKVAMPPGETDLTEQEALDIAVYVNSHSRPHFILEEHLPPVEQRGVYDWKPASSTTK from the coding sequence ATGCAACGACGCTGGCTGACGCTACCGGTTACTGGACTGGCCCTGTTAATTGTGTTGACGACACTGTCTGCACGGGAGACTTCTGAGGAACCACAGAAATCGCTCATCCCGGAGGCATATCCTCCCGGCGAACTCGGTGCCATCGTCAAGCTGGGGGAAGAAATCGTCGCACGCACTCACGAGCATCCACTTTCTAAACAGTATATCGGCAATAAGCTCGACTGCACTTCCTGTCATCTGGAGAACGGCACCAATCCGCAAGCCGCCAGTTTTCTGGGAGTGGCTTCCGCTTACCCGGCCTGGTCTCCCCGCGAAAAACGGGTGATCACGCTGGAAGATCGAGTGCTGAACTGTTTCATGCGCAGCCAGAACGGAATTCGTCCTCCCCTCGGCAGCAAAGTATCAGTGGCGATTACCGCGTATATCACCTGGCTCTCCTCGGGCGCTGAGATCAAAATGAATCACCAGAAACCACTGGGCCCTCGTCATGTGCAACCCCTCAGTCTGCAGGCGGAACTGGCAGAAGAACGACGGGGCGCGAAACTCTACGCAGCACGCTGTGCCGACTGTCACGACGCATCAGGCGCGGGAACATCCGAAGGACCACCAGTGTGGGGCAAAGATTCTTATAACGACGGCGCGGGACTGAGCAGAAACGATAAGCTGGCAGCCTGGCTCAAAGTGGCCATGCCGCCGGGGGAAACCGATCTGACCGAGCAGGAAGCCCTGGATATCGCCGTCTATGTCAATTCGCATTCGCGTCCGCATTTCATCCTGGAAGAGCATCTGCCCCCGGTCGAACAGCGCGGCGTTTACGACTGGAAGCCCGCTTCGTCTACCACGAAGTAG
- a CDS encoding DsrE family protein, producing the protein MNKSNYLRNSVALLLVCAIAGTALAQRGPGRGKGPGRGQGHGRGHAGVGQGQGNGHSQAHDRDHADFRYLLTNHQKIRRDVQLLPNGVKTLTESDDPQVAAKIREHVYWMKERVEKQQPIRMRDPLFAELFKHARQIKMVTENTPKGVRVIETSENPYVVKLIQQHAKTVSEFVKRGFPEAMKNHPVSTSAKDPAPLEYHHPRIKEYGKVVQLPGAAQQPRDQSKICVDLTKGGPADKLNPSIEKVARFVNIYEGAGKDPAAAKIAVVLHGDATLCALNDDAYAERFDTKSNPNLDCLHELHEAGVEIYVCGQSLVGKGGQPDQVVVFTDVAVSALTSLVNLQADGYAYVPLK; encoded by the coding sequence GTGAACAAGTCAAACTATCTACGGAATTCTGTTGCCTTACTGCTGGTCTGTGCCATTGCCGGAACCGCACTCGCACAGCGGGGACCTGGACGTGGCAAAGGTCCCGGACGGGGGCAGGGACATGGACGAGGTCATGCGGGAGTCGGTCAGGGTCAAGGAAATGGTCATTCGCAGGCACATGACCGGGATCATGCCGACTTCCGTTACCTCTTAACGAATCATCAGAAGATTCGTCGCGATGTGCAACTACTTCCCAATGGCGTCAAGACGCTGACCGAATCAGACGATCCACAGGTCGCGGCGAAAATCCGGGAACACGTCTACTGGATGAAAGAGCGGGTTGAAAAACAGCAGCCCATTCGGATGCGGGATCCCCTGTTCGCCGAACTCTTCAAGCATGCCAGACAGATCAAAATGGTCACCGAAAACACACCCAAAGGTGTGCGGGTGATTGAGACTTCAGAGAACCCCTACGTTGTGAAGCTTATTCAACAGCATGCGAAGACCGTTTCGGAATTCGTCAAACGGGGATTCCCCGAGGCAATGAAGAACCACCCGGTCTCTACGTCAGCCAAAGATCCTGCACCACTGGAATACCATCATCCCCGTATCAAGGAATATGGCAAGGTCGTCCAGTTGCCAGGCGCAGCTCAGCAGCCACGGGATCAGAGTAAAATCTGTGTCGACCTGACCAAGGGAGGCCCTGCTGACAAGCTGAACCCCTCCATCGAAAAAGTGGCCCGCTTTGTGAATATTTACGAGGGAGCCGGGAAGGATCCTGCGGCAGCAAAAATCGCGGTCGTCCTGCATGGCGACGCCACGCTCTGTGCCTTAAATGATGATGCCTACGCGGAACGCTTCGATACGAAAAGTAATCCGAACCTGGATTGCCTGCACGAACTGCATGAAGCCGGTGTCGAGATCTACGTCTGTGGTCAGTCACTCGTCGGTAAAGGGGGGCAGCCGGACCAGGTGGTTGTGTTCACGGATGTCGCGGTCTCCGCACTCACGTCTCTGGTGAATCTGCAGGCAGACGGCTATGCCTATGTCCCTCTGAAATAA
- a CDS encoding FAD/NAD(P)-binding oxidoreductase translates to MISDVIAETENQTLVQPPSEKVVHHQVVIVGGGSAGITVAAKLTKGWLSDYDVAIIDPSENHYYQPAWTLVGGGTFRKESTRRTEASVIPPKAKWIKDAVVSFEPERNRLKTRDGQTIEYDFLVVSAGIGIKWDAITGLKDALGKEGVCSNYSFESVGSTWENIRDFKGGKAIFTQPETGIKCGGAPQKICYLADDYFRKSGVRDKTQIIFASGSSSIFAVEKYRKTLDKVIERKNIDTRFNQKLVAISAETKEAIFQHTETGVETTIAYDMIHVTPPMGPPEFIARSPLADEKGWVDVDKYSLQHVRYPNVFALGDSSNLPTSKTAAAIRKQAPVAVKNLKAAIAGKTLTAKYDGYTSCPLVTGYGKLVLAEFDYDKHPHETFLFDQSKERWSMWVLKKYFLPVLYWKGMLKGRA, encoded by the coding sequence ATGATTTCCGATGTGATTGCAGAAACAGAGAATCAGACACTGGTGCAGCCACCTTCCGAGAAAGTCGTGCATCACCAGGTTGTGATTGTCGGCGGCGGCAGTGCGGGCATTACGGTTGCCGCGAAATTGACCAAAGGCTGGCTGAGTGATTATGACGTGGCCATTATTGACCCGTCGGAGAATCATTATTATCAGCCGGCCTGGACCCTGGTCGGTGGCGGAACCTTTCGCAAGGAAAGCACGCGACGCACCGAAGCCTCCGTGATTCCCCCCAAAGCGAAATGGATTAAAGACGCCGTCGTTTCATTCGAACCAGAGCGAAACCGCCTGAAAACCCGCGATGGACAGACGATTGAATACGATTTCCTGGTGGTCAGTGCAGGCATCGGTATCAAGTGGGATGCCATCACTGGTCTCAAAGACGCGCTTGGTAAAGAGGGCGTCTGCAGCAACTACTCGTTCGAGTCGGTAGGCAGTACCTGGGAAAATATCCGCGACTTCAAAGGGGGGAAGGCGATTTTCACACAGCCCGAAACCGGCATCAAGTGTGGTGGCGCACCGCAGAAGATCTGTTATCTCGCGGATGACTATTTCCGTAAATCAGGAGTACGCGATAAAACGCAGATCATCTTCGCTTCCGGCAGCAGTTCGATCTTTGCGGTCGAAAAATATCGGAAAACACTGGATAAAGTGATCGAGCGCAAAAACATCGATACCCGTTTCAACCAGAAACTGGTCGCCATCAGTGCAGAGACGAAAGAAGCGATCTTCCAGCATACGGAGACTGGTGTTGAAACCACAATTGCTTACGACATGATTCACGTGACGCCTCCCATGGGGCCACCTGAGTTCATCGCCCGGAGCCCCCTCGCTGACGAAAAGGGCTGGGTGGATGTCGATAAGTACTCGCTACAGCATGTCCGTTATCCGAATGTGTTTGCCCTCGGGGACAGCAGTAATCTGCCGACTTCCAAAACCGCAGCCGCCATCCGTAAACAGGCACCGGTGGCCGTCAAGAATCTGAAAGCGGCCATCGCCGGCAAAACGCTGACGGCGAAGTACGATGGATATACATCCTGTCCGCTGGTGACCGGGTATGGCAAACTTGTGCTGGCGGAATTCGACTACGACAAACATCCCCATGAAACCTTTCTCTTCGATCAGTCGAAGGAACGCTGGAGCATGTGGGTTTTGAAAAAATATTTTCTTCCCGTGCTGTACTGGAAAGGCATGCTCAAGGGACGGGCGTAA
- a CDS encoding rhodanese-like domain-containing protein — MLLKYFYDQKLAHASYLVGCQKTKEAVVVDPGRDIEQYLEMAQREGVKLTGVAETHIHADYVSGARELAERVGAKLYVSDAGPAEWKYEFADQYEAQLLKEGDTFQVGNIRFDVLHTPGHTPESISFLLTDQGGGANEPMGIFTGDFVFVGSIGRPDLLEAAAGVQGSAEVGAKQLYHSAQRFKELPDYLQVWPAHGAGSACGKGLGAIPSSTVGYEKRFNPALQYADETEFVNYILSDQPEAPRYFAVMKRVNKEGPLVLGKVTLPKPLPALQESLVSSSATVIDLSPSSEFATAHVPGTINIPLSMLAAWAGWLVDYDQPVYLIADAADLPEAYRVLHKIGIDRVSGWFERSGEIQSGRATEHYPVKAPAELAPQIESGAVTLFDVRADSEWNQGHVPQAEHRFLGHFPDMISTLECHQPVVVQCRSGARSAIAASLLQAAGIDVINLAGGYQAWETAGLPTTGSSGPISCATSSAASCSLEKKS, encoded by the coding sequence ATGTTATTGAAATACTTTTACGATCAGAAACTGGCCCATGCATCGTATCTGGTGGGCTGTCAGAAAACCAAAGAAGCAGTCGTGGTCGATCCGGGACGCGACATCGAACAATACCTCGAGATGGCACAGCGTGAAGGTGTCAAACTCACCGGAGTGGCTGAAACCCATATCCACGCTGATTACGTATCCGGTGCGCGGGAACTGGCAGAACGCGTGGGAGCGAAGTTGTACGTTTCCGATGCAGGTCCTGCAGAATGGAAGTACGAATTTGCGGATCAGTACGAGGCACAGTTGTTGAAAGAAGGAGATACTTTCCAGGTCGGGAATATTCGTTTTGACGTCCTGCACACTCCCGGTCATACACCGGAAAGTATCTCCTTCCTGTTAACCGATCAGGGCGGCGGTGCCAATGAGCCGATGGGAATCTTCACGGGCGATTTCGTGTTCGTTGGTTCGATTGGACGTCCGGACCTGCTGGAAGCTGCCGCCGGCGTTCAGGGAAGTGCCGAAGTTGGTGCGAAGCAGCTCTATCATTCGGCCCAGCGTTTTAAAGAATTACCCGACTATCTGCAGGTCTGGCCGGCCCATGGTGCGGGCAGTGCCTGCGGCAAGGGACTCGGAGCGATTCCGTCTTCCACCGTTGGTTATGAAAAACGATTCAATCCGGCCCTGCAGTATGCAGACGAAACCGAATTCGTGAACTACATCCTGTCCGATCAGCCCGAAGCGCCCCGCTACTTTGCGGTGATGAAACGCGTTAATAAAGAAGGACCGCTGGTGCTCGGCAAGGTCACGCTGCCCAAACCGCTCCCGGCATTACAGGAGTCGCTGGTCAGTTCCTCTGCCACGGTGATCGACCTGTCTCCTTCCAGTGAATTCGCGACAGCACATGTGCCGGGCACAATCAATATTCCGCTGTCGATGCTGGCAGCCTGGGCGGGCTGGCTCGTTGACTACGATCAGCCGGTCTACCTGATCGCAGACGCTGCCGACCTGCCGGAAGCCTATCGCGTATTACACAAGATCGGCATCGATCGCGTCTCCGGCTGGTTCGAACGGAGTGGAGAGATTCAGTCCGGTCGGGCGACGGAACACTATCCCGTGAAAGCGCCAGCCGAACTGGCGCCCCAGATCGAGTCTGGGGCGGTAACGCTGTTCGATGTCCGTGCCGACTCGGAATGGAACCAGGGGCATGTTCCTCAGGCCGAACACCGATTCCTCGGACATTTTCCTGACATGATATCTACCCTGGAATGCCATCAGCCAGTGGTCGTGCAATGCCGTAGTGGGGCTCGCTCTGCAATTGCGGCCAGTCTATTGCAGGCGGCTGGTATTGACGTCATCAACCTGGCTGGTGGCTACCAGGCATGGGAAACCGCGGGACTGCCCACTACCGGCAGCTCCGGCCCCATCAGTTGTGCTACAAGTTCTGCTGCATCCTGTTCACTGGAGAAAAAATCATGA